The proteins below are encoded in one region of Erinaceus europaeus chromosome 15, mEriEur2.1, whole genome shotgun sequence:
- the TMEM130 gene encoding transmembrane protein 130 isoform X2, with protein sequence MAGWQRLGRLLWLLCLLPAAPGAAAAGTQEKTKPSPTTPAVPLVPATARPCTAVDRTQGPVHGKYKLRLSHDSPVTRGSTATITASLVPHDKSSLVLTPESEYRFQWVHSPLLLTSKVDTRLRSTVRAQASEPGDFPVSVWLTNATCGRCPPLATASFILPVTEFLVGTIDVVQNASLPWPTSYLTKTLLKVSFILHDPSDLLKSASFLYNWDFGNGTQMVTTESEVHYNSSIHGNLTVRLKVLAEWEELQLDGTKTFLQKMGDFVTTVRLQEFLQGIQVLGPSTIQTSEKMVVTLNFLGSPLRSPPMTVCCRVKTACLPLEEGECYPIPVVGISFNVTHIFREPGDYCFSIETVHGANKMRQYHRIQVAPATVQPAVLAFPCATIITMMLAFIMYMSMRTATQQKDMVENPDPPSEGRCCCQVCCGPFLLESPSEYLEVVRESQGLLPPLYKSVKTYTV encoded by the exons ATGGCCGGGTGGCAGCGCCTCGGCCGCCTGCTCTGGCTGCTCTGCCTTCTGCCCGCCGCCCCGGGCGCCGCGGCCGCAG gaACACAGGAGAAAACAAAGCCCAGTCCAACCACTCCTGCAGTTCCCTTGGTGCCAGCCACAGCACGCCCCTGCACTGCTGtggatcgaacccagggccccGTACACG GAAAGTACAAGCTCCGTCTCAGCCACGACAGCCCGGTCACCAGAGGTTCCACTGCCACCATCACTGCCAGCCTGGTGCCCCATGACAAAAGCAGTTTAGTGCTGACACCCGAGTCTGAGTACCGCTTCCAGTGGGTGCACAGCCCGCTTCTGCTCACCAGCAAGGTGGACACGAGGCTCAGATCCACCGTGCGCGCCCAGGCCTCTGAGCCCGGAGACTTCCCTGTGTCCGTCTGGCTCACCAACGCCACCTGTGGGAGATGCCCACCCCTGGCCACTGCATCCTTCATCCTCCCTGTCACAG agTTCCTGGTGGGGACAATCGACGTTGTCCAGAATGCCAGCCTGCCCTGGCCCACCTCCTACCTCACCAAGACACTCCTGAAAGTCTCCTTCATCCTGCATGACCCCAGTGACTTGCTCAAGTCAGCCTCCTTCCTCTACAACTGGGACTTTGGGAATGG CACCCAGATGGTGACCACGGAGTCGGAGGTTCATTACAACTCTTCCATCCATGGCAACCTCACAGTGAGGCTCAAGGTGCTGGCGGAGTGGGAGGAGCTTCAGCTGGATGGCACCAAGACCTTCCTGCAGAAGATGGGTGATTTTGTCACCACCGTGAGGTTGCAGG AGTTTCTGCAGGGCATCCAGGTGCTGGGGCCCAGCACCATCCAGACCTCAGAGAAGATGGTGGTGACTCTCAACTTCCTGGGGAG TCCTCTCCGCAGCCCCCCCATGACCGTGTGCTGCCGCGTGAAGACCGCGTGCCTCCCACTGGAGGAGGGGGAGTGCTACCCCATCCCTGTGGTCGGAATCTCCTTCAATGTGACCCACATCTTCCGGGAGCCGGGCGACTACTGCTTCAGCATCGAGACGGTGCATGGTGCCAACAAGATGCGCCAGTACCACCGCATCCAGGTGGCGCCCGCCA cTGTGCAGCCGGCTGTCCTGGCTTTCCCCTGTGCCACGATCATCACCATGATGCTGGCCTTCATCATGTACATGAGCATGCGGACTGCCACCCAGCAGAAGGACATGGTGGAG AACCCGGATCCACCCTCTGAGGGCAGGTGCTGCTGCCAGGTGTGCTGTGGGCCCTTCCTGCTGGAGTCTCCATCTGAGTACCTGGAAGTTGTTCGAGAGAGCCAGGGACTGCTCCCACCCCTCTACAAGTCCGTCAAAACGTATACAGTGTGA
- the TMEM130 gene encoding transmembrane protein 130 isoform X1: MAGWQRLGRLLWLLCLLPAAPGAAAAGTQEKTKPSPTTPAVPLVPATARPCTAVDRTQGPVHGKYKLRLSHDSPVTRGSTATITASLVPHDKSSLVLTPESEYRFQWVHSPLLLTSKVDTRLRSTVRAQASEPGDFPVSVWLTNATCGRCPPLATASFILPVTEFLVGTIDVVQNASLPWPTSYLTKTLLKVSFILHDPSDLLKSASFLYNWDFGNGTQMVTTESEVHYNSSIHGNLTVRLKVLAEWEELQLDGTKTFLQKMGDFVTTVRLQEFLQGIQVLGPSTIQTSEKMVVTLNFLGSPLRSPPMTVCCRVKTACLPLEEGECYPIPVVGISFNVTHIFREPGDYCFSIETVHGANKMRQYHRIQVAPATVQPAVLAFPCATIITMMLAFIMYMSMRTATQQKDMVEVADFDFSPMSDKNPDPPSEGRCCCQVCCGPFLLESPSEYLEVVRESQGLLPPLYKSVKTYTV, from the exons ATGGCCGGGTGGCAGCGCCTCGGCCGCCTGCTCTGGCTGCTCTGCCTTCTGCCCGCCGCCCCGGGCGCCGCGGCCGCAG gaACACAGGAGAAAACAAAGCCCAGTCCAACCACTCCTGCAGTTCCCTTGGTGCCAGCCACAGCACGCCCCTGCACTGCTGtggatcgaacccagggccccGTACACG GAAAGTACAAGCTCCGTCTCAGCCACGACAGCCCGGTCACCAGAGGTTCCACTGCCACCATCACTGCCAGCCTGGTGCCCCATGACAAAAGCAGTTTAGTGCTGACACCCGAGTCTGAGTACCGCTTCCAGTGGGTGCACAGCCCGCTTCTGCTCACCAGCAAGGTGGACACGAGGCTCAGATCCACCGTGCGCGCCCAGGCCTCTGAGCCCGGAGACTTCCCTGTGTCCGTCTGGCTCACCAACGCCACCTGTGGGAGATGCCCACCCCTGGCCACTGCATCCTTCATCCTCCCTGTCACAG agTTCCTGGTGGGGACAATCGACGTTGTCCAGAATGCCAGCCTGCCCTGGCCCACCTCCTACCTCACCAAGACACTCCTGAAAGTCTCCTTCATCCTGCATGACCCCAGTGACTTGCTCAAGTCAGCCTCCTTCCTCTACAACTGGGACTTTGGGAATGG CACCCAGATGGTGACCACGGAGTCGGAGGTTCATTACAACTCTTCCATCCATGGCAACCTCACAGTGAGGCTCAAGGTGCTGGCGGAGTGGGAGGAGCTTCAGCTGGATGGCACCAAGACCTTCCTGCAGAAGATGGGTGATTTTGTCACCACCGTGAGGTTGCAGG AGTTTCTGCAGGGCATCCAGGTGCTGGGGCCCAGCACCATCCAGACCTCAGAGAAGATGGTGGTGACTCTCAACTTCCTGGGGAG TCCTCTCCGCAGCCCCCCCATGACCGTGTGCTGCCGCGTGAAGACCGCGTGCCTCCCACTGGAGGAGGGGGAGTGCTACCCCATCCCTGTGGTCGGAATCTCCTTCAATGTGACCCACATCTTCCGGGAGCCGGGCGACTACTGCTTCAGCATCGAGACGGTGCATGGTGCCAACAAGATGCGCCAGTACCACCGCATCCAGGTGGCGCCCGCCA cTGTGCAGCCGGCTGTCCTGGCTTTCCCCTGTGCCACGATCATCACCATGATGCTGGCCTTCATCATGTACATGAGCATGCGGACTGCCACCCAGCAGAAGGACATGGTGGAG GTGGCTGATTTTGACTTTTCCCCCATGTCTGACAAGAACCCGGATCCACCCTCTGAGGGCAGGTGCTGCTGCCAGGTGTGCTGTGGGCCCTTCCTGCTGGAGTCTCCATCTGAGTACCTGGAAGTTGTTCGAGAGAGCCAGGGACTGCTCCCACCCCTCTACAAGTCCGTCAAAACGTATACAGTGTGA